GGTGACAACAACGAAAGGCAGGACGTGTCCGTCGAGAAGAACACCCGCAAGCTGGATAAGGGGATTGTCCGCGACTTCAGCTCACGGATGAGCTACGCCTCCTACCTGCAGCTTCCCACCCTGCTCAGTGCCCAGCAGCCGGTCAGCCAGCCCGAGCACCACGATGAGCTGCTGTTCATCATCCAGCACCAGACCACGGAGCTGTGGCTGAAACTGGTCCTGCATGAACTGCGCAGCGCCGCCGCCTGGCTCCGCGAAGACGACCTCGGTTCGGCGCTCAAGGGCATCGCCCGGGTCAAGCACATCCAGAAGACCCTTACCGAGCAGTGGTCCGTGCTGGCCACCCTCACACCCACCGAGTATTCGCAGTTCCGGGGCTTCCTGGGCAACTCGTCAGGGTTCCAGTCCGCACAGTACCGGGCCGTCGAATTCGTCCTGGGGAACAAGAACCGCAAGATGCTCCCGGTCTTCGAATCCGATCCTGAGGCCCACGCCATGCTGGAGGAACTGCTCGCTGCCCCCAGCATCTACGACGAGTTCCTGGCCTACCTCTCCCGGCAGGGGTTCGACGTTCCGCCTGCAGTCCTGGACCGGGACGTGACCCGCGCCCACGAGTTCGCCCCGGAGCTGGTACCGCTCTTCAAGCACATCTACGAGAATGCCGCTGACAACTGGGCGGCCTACGAGGCCTGCGAGGAACTGGTGGACCTGGAGGACAACTTCCAGCTCTGGCGGTTCCGGCACCTGCGCACCGTCCAGCGGACCATCGGCATGAAGACCGGCACCGGCGGGTCCAGCGGTGTGACCTTCCTGCAGAAGGCCCTGGAACTGACTTTCTTCCCGGAACTATTCGCGGTCAGGACGGAGATCGGACAATGAGCATCCACCAGGAAAACATCGCCGGCGTGACAGCGGAAACGCTCCGGCAGCGCGCCGAAGAGCTGGACCGACGGGACGTCCTGGCGCATTACCGGGACCACTTCATCGGCACCGACACGGCCCTGTCCTACCTCGACGGCAACTCGCTGGGCCGGCCCCTGA
This region of Arthrobacter sp. DNA4 genomic DNA includes:
- the kynA gene encoding tryptophan 2,3-dioxygenase → MSVEKNTRKLDKGIVRDFSSRMSYASYLQLPTLLSAQQPVSQPEHHDELLFIIQHQTTELWLKLVLHELRSAAAWLREDDLGSALKGIARVKHIQKTLTEQWSVLATLTPTEYSQFRGFLGNSSGFQSAQYRAVEFVLGNKNRKMLPVFESDPEAHAMLEELLAAPSIYDEFLAYLSRQGFDVPPAVLDRDVTRAHEFAPELVPLFKHIYENAADNWAAYEACEELVDLEDNFQLWRFRHLRTVQRTIGMKTGTGGSSGVTFLQKALELTFFPELFAVRTEIGQ